One stretch of Pedobacter riviphilus DNA includes these proteins:
- a CDS encoding phosphatidate cytidylyltransferase, with translation MKTRAITAFFFTIVMLGSILLGSYTFTIFYLVLSVLALFEFYKLIKNSGIRPHRNIGLAAGSLIFLMAAGLHYLKYDVKYLLLCIPLIFSVFITELYKKNKIPFANISYTFVGFVYVTIPFCFFHALGFLKNWNEYNFHLPLAFLLMLWANDTGAYLFGVKYGKRKLFERHSPKKSWEGFFGGMFTSVLVAFGLSFLFTESPAWVWIGMAVLIASFGTLGDLVESMLKRSLDTKDSGGLLPGHGGLLDRFDGLLLAAPVVYAYLYLILY, from the coding sequence ATGAAAACCAGGGCAATAACCGCTTTCTTTTTTACCATTGTAATGCTTGGCTCTATCCTTCTGGGGAGCTACACTTTTACCATCTTTTATCTTGTTTTAAGTGTTTTGGCTTTGTTTGAATTTTACAAGCTGATTAAAAACTCTGGCATCAGGCCACACCGTAATATCGGTTTGGCAGCGGGTTCATTAATATTTTTGATGGCGGCAGGCCTACACTACCTTAAATATGATGTGAAGTATTTGCTACTTTGTATCCCGCTAATTTTCTCGGTTTTTATTACTGAGCTATATAAAAAGAACAAAATTCCATTCGCCAACATCTCGTACACTTTTGTTGGCTTTGTTTATGTAACCATTCCTTTCTGTTTTTTTCATGCCCTGGGCTTTTTGAAAAACTGGAACGAATATAACTTTCATCTTCCGCTGGCATTTTTACTGATGCTTTGGGCAAATGATACAGGTGCTTATCTTTTTGGTGTAAAATACGGTAAACGTAAATTATTTGAGCGCCACTCGCCAAAGAAAAGCTGGGAAGGTTTTTTCGGAGGCATGTTCACCAGTGTTTTGGTCGCTTTTGGCTTGTCATTTCTGTTTACCGAAAGTCCAGCATGGGTTTGGATTGGTATGGCGGTATTGATTGCTAGTTTTGGTACATTGGGCGATTTAGTAGAATCGATGCTTAAACGCAGTTTGGATACGAAAGATAGTGGTGGTTTATTACCGGGCCATGGCGGGTTGTTAGATCGTTTTGATGGGTTATTATTGGCTGCTCCCGTGGTTTACGCCTATTTATATCTGATTTTGTATTAA
- a CDS encoding putative signal transducing protein translates to MSENWVKVYTTSDAFAAEVLKQGLTEAGIPAVTINKQLSAYNIGEINVLVNKVDFDKAIEYIVENEIE, encoded by the coding sequence GTGAGCGAAAATTGGGTTAAAGTATATACCACCAGCGATGCCTTTGCGGCAGAGGTATTAAAACAGGGATTAACAGAAGCCGGAATTCCGGCAGTAACGATAAATAAACAGCTCTCGGCATATAATATTGGCGAAATAAATGTTTTGGTGAATAAGGTAGATTTCGATAAAGCCATAGAATACATTGTTGAAAACGAAATTGAATAG
- a CDS encoding CPBP family intramembrane glutamic endopeptidase encodes MNFVTPNKEEINPFLQLLLLLFYAVIGGLVFGILAIVIVLLMYGLGIVSNLDMLLAGDTRYIAGFKVIQILSSIGTFILPPIALALTERKKVTEFYLFKQPKFLLVVLVLAIMILSMPFMEWTVIWNQKMILPDFLHKIEQWMKEKEAIAMKMTIQLITVRSNFDFIVNLVMIAVIPAIGEELMFRGGVQRSLTRAFDNPHVAIWLSAIIFSAIHVQFYGFVPRMLLGAGFGYLYYYSGSIWYAMLAHFLNNAYAVCAAFYMQKHHMPLDKADEPIGFPWYGYLISAIITIALFKIFKDNATRERKLG; translated from the coding sequence ATGAATTTTGTAACACCTAACAAGGAGGAAATCAATCCTTTCTTACAATTACTTTTACTTTTATTTTACGCAGTTATCGGCGGACTTGTGTTTGGAATTCTAGCTATTGTCATTGTTTTACTAATGTATGGCTTAGGAATAGTAAGTAATTTGGACATGCTTTTAGCTGGCGATACGAGGTATATTGCTGGTTTTAAAGTGATACAAATATTAAGTTCGATTGGAACATTTATTTTACCTCCTATCGCCTTGGCCTTAACAGAAAGGAAAAAGGTAACGGAGTTTTATCTTTTCAAGCAGCCAAAATTCTTGTTGGTTGTGCTTGTGCTGGCTATAATGATATTAAGCATGCCGTTTATGGAATGGACTGTGATATGGAACCAGAAAATGATTTTGCCTGATTTTTTGCATAAGATAGAACAATGGATGAAAGAAAAGGAGGCTATTGCAATGAAAATGACAATTCAATTGATCACTGTGCGCAGTAATTTCGATTTTATTGTAAACCTTGTCATGATTGCTGTTATACCTGCAATTGGTGAAGAATTAATGTTCCGTGGCGGCGTGCAACGATCGTTAACCAGGGCTTTTGATAATCCACACGTTGCAATTTGGTTATCAGCCATTATTTTCAGTGCCATCCATGTGCAGTTTTATGGTTTTGTGCCACGTATGTTATTGGGTGCAGGTTTTGGCTACCTGTATTATTACAGCGGAAGTATTTGGTATGCCATGCTGGCGCACTTCTTAAACAATGCTTATGCGGTTTGCGCGGCTTTTTACATGCAAAAGCATCACATGCCACTTGATAAAGCTGATGAACCGATCGGTTTTCCATGGTATGGCTATTTAATTAGTGCAATAATTACCATAGCTTTGTTCAAAATTTTTAAAGATAACGCAACACGTGAGCGAAAATTGGGTTAA
- the dusB gene encoding tRNA dihydrouridine synthase DusB, producing the protein MSVKIGNIDLGEFPLLLAPMEDVSDPPFRYVCKKNGADMMYTEFISSEGLIRDAAKSRQKLDIFEYERPIGIQIFGGDIDHMREASEIASAAGPDLVDINYGCPVKNVVCKGAGSSLLQDIDKMVKMTEAVVKASHLPVTVKTRLGWDDNTKNVYEVAERLQDVGIQALTIHGRTRAQLYKGEADWSLIREIKRNPRIKIPIFGNGDVDSPEKAANWRMEYEVDGIMIGRAAIGYPWIFREVKHFFKTGEHLAGPTIEERIEVCRTHLDKSLEWKGPKTGIFEMRRHYANYFKGLPDFKPYRMRLVAEPDINNIYSILEEVAEKFADYDATRVLA; encoded by the coding sequence ATGTCTGTTAAGATAGGAAATATAGATTTAGGTGAGTTCCCGTTATTACTGGCTCCAATGGAGGATGTAAGCGATCCGCCGTTCCGTTATGTATGCAAAAAAAACGGGGCCGATATGATGTACACTGAATTTATTTCTTCGGAAGGCTTGATCCGTGATGCTGCAAAAAGCAGACAAAAGCTTGATATTTTTGAATACGAAAGACCAATTGGCATCCAGATTTTTGGTGGTGATATCGATCACATGCGCGAAGCCTCAGAAATTGCTTCTGCAGCAGGACCTGACCTGGTTGACATTAATTATGGCTGCCCGGTTAAGAACGTAGTATGCAAAGGCGCAGGCTCCAGTCTGTTACAGGATATTGATAAAATGGTAAAGATGACTGAGGCTGTTGTTAAAGCTTCACATTTACCTGTTACCGTAAAAACCCGTCTAGGCTGGGATGATAATACAAAAAACGTTTACGAGGTTGCCGAGCGACTTCAGGACGTGGGTATCCAGGCCCTTACCATCCATGGCCGCACCAGGGCACAATTATACAAAGGCGAAGCAGATTGGTCACTTATCCGGGAGATTAAGCGTAATCCGCGCATCAAAATCCCAATTTTTGGTAATGGCGACGTAGATAGCCCTGAAAAAGCAGCCAACTGGCGTATGGAATATGAGGTAGATGGCATCATGATCGGCCGTGCGGCAATCGGTTACCCATGGATTTTCCGCGAGGTAAAACACTTTTTTAAAACAGGCGAACACCTTGCCGGGCCAACCATTGAAGAACGTATTGAAGTTTGTCGTACACATTTAGATAAATCGCTTGAATGGAAAGGGCCTAAAACCGGAATTTTCGAAATGCGCCGCCACTATGCAAACTATTTTAAAGGCTTACCAGATTTTAAACCATACCGCATGCGTTTGGTGGCCGAGCCTGATATCAACAACATTTACAGTATTTTAGAAGAAGTGGCAGAAAAATTTGCCGACTATGATGCCACTAGAGTACTGGCTTGA